The Eublepharis macularius isolate TG4126 chromosome 3, MPM_Emac_v1.0, whole genome shotgun sequence genome has a window encoding:
- the GPR18 gene encoding N-arachidonyl glycine receptor, producing MNTSGQSLMMMPGNIHPEEYRISSLVFYSFVFTIGLFVNVTALWVFSCTTKKRTTITIYMMNVALLDLMLIFSLPFRMLYYGKGSWIFGDTFCRVLSALTVFYPSIALWLLAFISVDRYLAVVQPKRAKELKNTSKALIASLGLWITTIATTSPLLFLNTDPDKASNHTSCIKMMDIIYLKEVNALNFSRLVFFFLIPLFIMIGCYLTIIYSLVNGRTSKLKPKAKERSIRIIVTLIIQVLVCFVPFHICFVLLMLRAGHINYNPWGAFTTYLMNLSTCLDVILYYLVSKQFQARVISVMLYRNYLRSVRRKSLRSGSMRSLSNINSEMI from the coding sequence ATGAATACCTCTGGTCAAAGTCTGATGATGATGCCTGGAAACATCCACCCTGAAGAATATAGGATTTCGTCACTTGTCTTCTACAGCTTTGTTTTCACAATTGGCTTATTTGTGAACGTCACTGCGCTCTGGGTCTTTAGTTGCACCACCAAGAAGAGGACAACTATAACCATCTACATGATGAATGTTGCACTGCTTGATTTAATGCTTATATTTTCTTTGCCCTTTCGGATGCTATACTATGGCAAAGGCTCTTGGATCTTTGGAGATACTTTTTGCCGGGTTCTTAGTGCTCTAACAGTGTTCTACCCAAGCATTGCTCTGTGGCTGCTAGCTTTCATAAGTGTTGACAGATATCTGGCTGTTGTGCAGCCCAAACGTGCCAAGGAACTCAAGAATACAAGCAAAGCTCTGATAGCATCTCTCGGCCTTTGGATAACAACTATAGCGACAACTTCTCCACTGCTGTTCCTGAATACTGATCCAGATAAAGCCTCAAACCATACCAGTTGCATTAAGATGATGGATATTATCTACTTAAAAGAAGTCAATGCATTAAACTTTTCTCGGctggtttttttcttcttgattCCCTTATTTATCATGATTGGTTGTTACCTAACCATCATTTACAGCCTTGTTAATGGAAGAACTTCCAAGCTGAAACCTAAGGCTAAAGAGAGATCAATTAGAATTATTGTGACATTGATTATCCAAGTCCTTGTATGTTTTGTGCCTTTTCACATTTGCTTTGTACTCCTGATGCTTCGAGCTGGACATATAAACTACAACCCATGGGGAGCATTTACCACCTATCTCATGAATCTCAGTACATGCCTAGATGTAATCCTCTACTACCTTGTTTCTAAGCAATTTCAAGCCCGAGTGATCAGCGTTATGCTTTATCGGAATTATCTTAGAAGTGTTCGGAGGAAAAGTTTGCGATCTGGGAGTATGCGTTCATTAAGCAATATCAACAGTGAGATGatataa